The following are encoded together in the Populus trichocarpa isolate Nisqually-1 chromosome 5, P.trichocarpa_v4.1, whole genome shotgun sequence genome:
- the LOC7464659 gene encoding phytoene synthase 2, chloroplastic isoform X1 translates to MAGVLLWVICPTENASFATSSLLSLVPKSGSQVRRYSKVCSRLKFSTGVFAAASLSSVVANPPRSSEEKVYEVVLKQAALVREQKKERISDVVAGNDQAESMTRGDLLNGAYNRCGDVCAEYAKTFYLGTLLMTPERRRAVWAIYVWCRRTDELVDGPNASHITPKALDRWERRLNDLFEGRPYDMYDAALSITVSKYPVDIQPFKDMIKGMRMDLKKSRYKDFDELYLYCYYVAGTVGLMSVPVMGIAPESKASTESVYNAALALGIANQLTNILRDVGEDARRGRIYLPQDELAQAGLSDEDIFKGKVTDKWRSFMKGQIKRARMFFDEAEKGVAELNAASRWPVWASLLLYKQILDAIEVNDYDNFTKRAYVGKAKKFASLPIAYGRALMLGSSKFAEPARS, encoded by the exons ATGGCTGGTGTTCTGCTTTGGGTGATTTGTCCAACAGAGAATGCTAGTTTTGCTACATCAAGCCTGTTAAGTTTAGTCCCCAAAAGTGGCTCACAAGTAAGAAGGTACTCTAAAGTGTGTTCAAGACTCAAATTCTCTACAGGGGTTTTTGCTGCTGCCTCCCTTTCAAGCGTAGTGGCAAACCCACCAAGATCTTCAGAGGAGAAGGTGTATGAGGTGGTTCTAAAGCAAGCTGCTTTGGTGAGGGAgcagaaaaaagagagaatctcAGATGTTGTAGCAGGAAATGATCAAGCTGAGAGTATGACTCGTGGGGATCTGCTAAATGGGGCATATAATAGGTGTGGTGATGTCTGTGCTGAGTATGCCAAGACCTTTTACCTGG GCACATTACTTATGACTCCAGAGCGGCGAAGAGCTGTCTGGGCAATTTATG TGTGGTGCAGGAGGACTGATGAGCTTGTGGATGGACCGAATGCTTCACATATCACACCCAAAGCTCTTGACAGATGGGAGCGGAGGTTGAATGACCTTTTTGAAGGTCGCCCATATGATATGTATGATGCAGCTCTATCTATTACTGTCTCAAAGTACCCTGTTGATATACAG CCCTTCAAGGACATGATAAAAGGAATGAGAATGGACTTGAAAAAGTCGAGATATAAGGACTTTGATGAGCTTTACCTGTACTGCTATTACGTTGCTGGGACAGTAGGGCTAATGAGCGTTCCAGTAATGGGAATAGCACCGGAATCAAAGGCTTCAACAGAAAGTGTATACAATGCAGCTTTAGCCCTTGGGATAGCTAATCAACTCACCAACATACTCAGAGATGTTGGAGAAGA TGCCAGGAGGGGAAGAATATATCTCCCACAAGATGAGCTCGCTCAAGCTGGCTTGTCTGATGAAGACATATTTAAAGGGAAAGTGACAGACAAATGGAGGAGTTTCATGAAGGGACAAATAAAGCGTGCAAGAATGTTCTTCGACGAGGCTGAGAAGGGTGTCGCAGAGCTCAATGCTGCTAGCAGATGGCCGGTATGGGCATCTTTGTTGCTATATAAGCAGATATTGGATGCtattgaagttaacgactacgATAACTTTACAAAGAGAGCTTATGTGGGAAAAGCAAAGAAATTTGCATCGTTGCCTATAGCCTATGGTAGAGCGCTCATGCTTGGTTCTTCTAAATTCGCCGAGCCAGCAAGGAGTTGA
- the LOC7464659 gene encoding phytoene synthase 2, chloroplastic isoform X2 gives MAGVLLWVICPTENASFATSSLLSLVPKSGSQVRRYSKVCSRLKFSTGVFAAASLSSVVANPPRSSEEKVYEVVLKQAALVREQKKERISDVVAGNDQAESMTRGDLLNGAYNRCGDVCAEYAKTFYLVWCRRTDELVDGPNASHITPKALDRWERRLNDLFEGRPYDMYDAALSITVSKYPVDIQPFKDMIKGMRMDLKKSRYKDFDELYLYCYYVAGTVGLMSVPVMGIAPESKASTESVYNAALALGIANQLTNILRDVGEDARRGRIYLPQDELAQAGLSDEDIFKGKVTDKWRSFMKGQIKRARMFFDEAEKGVAELNAASRWPVWASLLLYKQILDAIEVNDYDNFTKRAYVGKAKKFASLPIAYGRALMLGSSKFAEPARS, from the exons ATGGCTGGTGTTCTGCTTTGGGTGATTTGTCCAACAGAGAATGCTAGTTTTGCTACATCAAGCCTGTTAAGTTTAGTCCCCAAAAGTGGCTCACAAGTAAGAAGGTACTCTAAAGTGTGTTCAAGACTCAAATTCTCTACAGGGGTTTTTGCTGCTGCCTCCCTTTCAAGCGTAGTGGCAAACCCACCAAGATCTTCAGAGGAGAAGGTGTATGAGGTGGTTCTAAAGCAAGCTGCTTTGGTGAGGGAgcagaaaaaagagagaatctcAGATGTTGTAGCAGGAAATGATCAAGCTGAGAGTATGACTCGTGGGGATCTGCTAAATGGGGCATATAATAGGTGTGGTGATGTCTGTGCTGAGTATGCCAAGACCTTTTACCTGG TGTGGTGCAGGAGGACTGATGAGCTTGTGGATGGACCGAATGCTTCACATATCACACCCAAAGCTCTTGACAGATGGGAGCGGAGGTTGAATGACCTTTTTGAAGGTCGCCCATATGATATGTATGATGCAGCTCTATCTATTACTGTCTCAAAGTACCCTGTTGATATACAG CCCTTCAAGGACATGATAAAAGGAATGAGAATGGACTTGAAAAAGTCGAGATATAAGGACTTTGATGAGCTTTACCTGTACTGCTATTACGTTGCTGGGACAGTAGGGCTAATGAGCGTTCCAGTAATGGGAATAGCACCGGAATCAAAGGCTTCAACAGAAAGTGTATACAATGCAGCTTTAGCCCTTGGGATAGCTAATCAACTCACCAACATACTCAGAGATGTTGGAGAAGA TGCCAGGAGGGGAAGAATATATCTCCCACAAGATGAGCTCGCTCAAGCTGGCTTGTCTGATGAAGACATATTTAAAGGGAAAGTGACAGACAAATGGAGGAGTTTCATGAAGGGACAAATAAAGCGTGCAAGAATGTTCTTCGACGAGGCTGAGAAGGGTGTCGCAGAGCTCAATGCTGCTAGCAGATGGCCGGTATGGGCATCTTTGTTGCTATATAAGCAGATATTGGATGCtattgaagttaacgactacgATAACTTTACAAAGAGAGCTTATGTGGGAAAAGCAAAGAAATTTGCATCGTTGCCTATAGCCTATGGTAGAGCGCTCATGCTTGGTTCTTCTAAATTCGCCGAGCCAGCAAGGAGTTGA